In one Gopherus evgoodei ecotype Sinaloan lineage chromosome 1, rGopEvg1_v1.p, whole genome shotgun sequence genomic region, the following are encoded:
- the TMEM123 gene encoding porimin isoform X2: MRLSAGAASPLHAAALLLLLAAFCLSASGTTNTSIPTTTTQSTSNTSAHDKNVTLTTTLGSTKTTTTQTTTNNNRTASSTTTSKPTTTIQSTASVTVTTSKTMSPSSSVTATPKSAAVLSRTSRFDVGSFFGGIVLTLGMLAILYVGCKTYHSRRGVQYRTIDEHDAII, encoded by the exons ATGAGACTCTCCGctggggctgccagccccttgcacgctgcggcgctgctgctgctgctcgccGCCTTCTGCCTCTCCGCGTCCG ggaCTACAAACACATCCATCCCAACCACAACCACACAATCCACTTCAAATACTTCAGCACATG aTAAAAATGTCACTCTCACGACTACATTGG GTTCTAccaaaacaaccaccac CCAGACAACCACCAACAACAACCGGACAGCTTCATCAACCACCACCTCAAAACCCACAACAACCATACAATCAACAGCCAGTGTCACTGTGACCACCTCCAAGACTATGTCTCCTTCCAGCTCCGTCACAG CCACGCCAAAATCTGCAGCTGTGCTATCCAGAACCTCCAGATTTGATGTGGGCAGTTTTTTTGGTGGCATTGTGCTGACACTGGGAATGTTAGCCATTCTCTACGTTGGATGTAAAACATACCACTCAAGAAGAGGTGTTCAGTACAGAACCAT TGATGAACATGATGCTATCATTTAA
- the TMEM123 gene encoding porimin isoform X1 — translation MRLSAGAASPLHAAALLLLLAAFCLSASGTTNTSIPTTTTQSTSNTSAHDKNVTLTTTLGSTKTTTTQTTTNNQTTTTNHQTTTNNNRTASSTTTSKPTTTIQSTASVTVTTSKTMSPSSSVTATPKSAAVLSRTSRFDVGSFFGGIVLTLGMLAILYVGCKTYHSRRGVQYRTIDEHDAII, via the exons ATGAGACTCTCCGctggggctgccagccccttgcacgctgcggcgctgctgctgctgctcgccGCCTTCTGCCTCTCCGCGTCCG ggaCTACAAACACATCCATCCCAACCACAACCACACAATCCACTTCAAATACTTCAGCACATG aTAAAAATGTCACTCTCACGACTACATTGG GTTCTAccaaaacaaccaccacccagaCAACCACCAACAACCAGACAACCACCACCAACCACCAGACAACCACCAACAACAACCGGACAGCTTCATCAACCACCACCTCAAAACCCACAACAACCATACAATCAACAGCCAGTGTCACTGTGACCACCTCCAAGACTATGTCTCCTTCCAGCTCCGTCACAG CCACGCCAAAATCTGCAGCTGTGCTATCCAGAACCTCCAGATTTGATGTGGGCAGTTTTTTTGGTGGCATTGTGCTGACACTGGGAATGTTAGCCATTCTCTACGTTGGATGTAAAACATACCACTCAAGAAGAGGTGTTCAGTACAGAACCAT TGATGAACATGATGCTATCATTTAA